CATGTGAGAAGAAGTCAGTGGATCTGCTCCGGTATTGGCGCCTGTTTCCACCTTTACTGCTTCTCCCAATTTCATTTCAGGAAGGCGATTTTCCTTCAATCCCATCGACTCAGCCTGCCCCTTGCTCAATCCTCCATTTGGGGTAATCATATTGGTATCCAAATTCAATTCTCCCCCATTGGAATAATAAATTTCCTTAGTTCCACCGGCTGAATTGGTAAATCTGGAAGAATAAATCACTTGGAATCCTTTGCTTGGATCGTTGAGTGGTCCATAATCAAATACCGCCGTCATCGTATCAAAATTCTGACGCCCGTCTTTCCAAAGGTAAATCCCTCCGTTGGCAGCCACACTTCTTGGATGTGGCAGATCAGTAAACCAATGAACCGTATCAATTTGATGGGCCATCCACTGTCCGGGAATTCCAGAAGAATACGGCCAAAACAATCTGAACTCTAAATACTTTCTAGGATCCCACTCCGCTTTGGGACGATTCATTTGGTAACGGTCCCAGTCGGTATCCTCTTTTCGAATTTGACTTGCCAATTCCTGTCTTCTCCATCTTCCGGGTTGATTGACATTCCAAGTCATTTCAACCGCCACGATATCCCCAAATTTTCCTGCTTTGATAAATTCATTTGCCTGATGGTAGTTCAAGCCACTTCTTCGCTGGGAACCCACCTGCACGATTTTCCCCGTTCTCAAAACGGCTTCTTTTGCAGCCCGTGCATCGGCCATCGTCTCTGCAAATGGCTTTTCGACATAGACATCTCTTCCTGCCTCCACGGCTTCTTTGCAATGTAAGGCATGCTGGAAGTCAGCCGTGGAAATAATTACTGCATCCACGTCCTTTCGGTCATAGAGCTCATCGTTGTTTCGGCAGGCAGCAATAGAAACCCCGGCTTTTTCTTTGATAAAGGCCTGCGCCTCATCTCGTCTTCGATTCCAGAGGTCTGACACTGCCGAAAACTCAAAGTTCATTTCCTTGGCATGACCTTGCATGGCAGGAATCAATGCTCCCCGGCACCGGTCGGAAAATCCAACGATGCCTACGTGGACACGGTCATTGGCTCCCAAAATTCTACTATAACTTTTGGGAGAAAAGGCCATCGCGCCTAAGCTAAGCCCGGCGGTGGTGAGTGCGGACTTCTTGAGAAAGTCTCTGCGAGATTGATCTGAATTCATGGTTATTGGGTTTTTGTTTTTATGATCGTATAATGAGTTTTTAAATCCCCCTTACCCCCTTTTTAAAGGTGGAATTAGCCGAGTTATTGACTTTGAAAATAATTCCTGATTCAAAGCTTGGACCTCGCTATTAAATTTTGAAAGATTTCCTTTTGCTCACGCAAAGCTTGAATTCGATCTGCAGGTTGAGTACGCGCTTCCAACAGAATCCAGCCTTCGTAATCCATTTGATTAAATAAGCGGAAAAGGTCCTGATACGGGTAAGTGCCAACATTGAATTCCCGAACGTGCACGGTATCTCCAAACCATTTTTTCACCGAATTGAAGTTGGCTTCCAAACCTGGAGGCAAGAGATCTTCGGCATTGCAGTTCCAGCAAATTTTGACATTGGACT
Above is a window of Algoriphagus sanaruensis DNA encoding:
- a CDS encoding Gfo/Idh/MocA family oxidoreductase produces the protein MNSDQSRRDFLKKSALTTAGLSLGAMAFSPKSYSRILGANDRVHVGIVGFSDRCRGALIPAMQGHAKEMNFEFSAVSDLWNRRRDEAQAFIKEKAGVSIAACRNNDELYDRKDVDAVIISTADFQHALHCKEAVEAGRDVYVEKPFAETMADARAAKEAVLRTGKIVQVGSQRRSGLNYHQANEFIKAGKFGDIVAVEMTWNVNQPGRWRRQELASQIRKEDTDWDRYQMNRPKAEWDPRKYLEFRLFWPYSSGIPGQWMAHQIDTVHWFTDLPHPRSVAANGGIYLWKDGRQNFDTMTAVFDYGPLNDPSKGFQVIYSSRFTNSAGGTKEIYYSNGGELNLDTNMITPNGGLSKGQAESMGLKENRLPEMKLGEAVKVETGANTGADPLTSSHMRNWMDCVRTRQKPNADVMAGYNHSIANIMTTAALRTGQFVTFDEEKQEVLAGGKPFQY